A window of Gossypium hirsutum isolate 1008001.06 chromosome D13, Gossypium_hirsutum_v2.1, whole genome shotgun sequence genomic DNA:
AGTGCAATCTTTCATTATTTCCTACCAATATGATTTCGTTAACCAACAAATAAAAGTCCAGCACTGAGAGTACTTATCCAAACAAATGAATAAACAAGTCCAATGCGTGCACAAAACACCAAACAGGCAAAAATTTCACATAGTTCAATTTGGACCAGGAAGCCTACTGTTGTGGTGGTCAATCTTTAGGCAATACCCTAAAAGACTGAAGTTTTTAATAAAGAACTCGGACAGAGATTTGATTATTGAGACAGATTTTTCTGTTTTTGCTAATGCATGCGTTCATTGCTTGGATATGAGAGGGGAATTGCACAGTTGTTAATCTGACAAGGTTGGTGAATCCAGGTCTCGTAAATGTAACCGTCTGGATTGAGGACGAGTCATACTCACAACCAGAAAGGAAACGCTCAACATCCTCTAAAGCCGCACTTCGGGGAAGCCCTTGCAGTACCACCTGAAAATTTTAGTCAAACTCATGTAAGATTATAGCCTTCATGTGTAGGctaaaagtttttataaatgcCATAAAAAGGTTTTAAGATGAAAACCGATTGGACAATGTTTATACCCAATGATGCAAAATTAAGGAAAGGCTCTTAATTGATTAAGGTAGAAGCTCTCCTTTAAATCTTAATCAACTTAGACCCTTAAAAAGAAGACaggtcaaaataaaaatttaaaccttAAGGTCCAACAAAgcaaatttcattataaaaagaCAAATCCTGCATGTCACTACTAGTTGTGAATACTGTAAAGATTATTTTGGCCAGCAAGAATGCCGCAATTTTTTCAGAACCAAAAAGTCTATTCATTACCACAACTATActaatttcatttatataataGTTTCATCTTGTAATCCTGTGACTAAGCTCAATTACCAAAACTGACTATGCATATAGCTGATGAATAACCTAATAACAGAGTTTCTCAAAATGTCAAAAACCCAATAACTGAACAATACCAGAGTTTCAATTTGTCCAGCAAGAAAGCTGAAAGTTTTTCAAAGAGTCCAAAAATCTATTCATAACTACACAACTATactatatcatgtatataatAGTTTGATGCTGTAAGTAATCCCATGACTAAGCTCAGTTACTGAGACTTACAATGCCTATAgctaataaataacatataataacacAGTTTCTCAAAATGTCAAAAAACCAACCAACCGAACAATAACAAGTACTATAAAACCATGAATCTTTGACTTACAGTTTTCCCATTGTATGGCATAACTATATCCCAATCGGAAGTATCAACCTGTTATATAAATAATGCACAATAAACATCAGCAATCAGACCTTGTAAGATCATtgacaatcaaatttaacttaccCTATCCAAACGGTATAGCCGACCAAACCTCCTAATTGTCCTTCCTGCATTGCTAAATGCAGAAGGTGACGGGAACCGCAACATCCTAATTGCAAACAAACAAAACTCAGACATTaacttaaaccaaaaaaaaaaccactCGTTTCAAAAATCTAAAGAAAATCCAATTTCCAAAATATGTACTCAGGATAAATTGtatatttgaaagaaaaaagtaaataaataaaccaaGAAGTTTACATCGCAACAGGGAAAAGGCTGCGGCTGTAGCTGACTTTAATGTCATCAGGCGTTAGATTACACCCTTCAAGCAAGCTGATTATATCGCTCTTCATTGTATACTTTGTGATTCCAAAGAGTTTCCCATAAACAAAACCTAAATGAGTTTCAAAAGGTTTAACCATTTCAGGGGGAAAAAGGGGGATTGCagataaaccctaaaccctaaagcATTGAAGCCTCAGTTGAGAGGCTTGAGAAAAAAACGAAAAAAGAGGTGTACTAGGGATTAACCTTTGCTAGCTGAATCCAGAAATTGATTGACGGAGGCGTCGGGTAGCGGCTGTTGTTGCTGTTGATCCGGTTCGGTGGAGAACCGTTTTGGCGGTTCGCGAAGGAATGAAGGTAAGACGTGGATCGGCTTGACCGTTCGAACCGAAACGTGCAATTTGATTGCGTTTCGGAGGATATTCATTTTCCTTTGAAGGAGAGATTTGGGCAAAATATCAGTGTGCAACAAAATGATTGATGAAAACACCCAACAGTGGCTGAGAGTGGGAGGGTGACTAGAAAAGGAATACGGCTAAAGGTTGAGGCCTATACGCCGCCGTTTCGAACCGGAAACTTCAAATTCTCCCtaacatttctttcattttcagtTTTATACATGGGCTCTCGGGGTTAATTAGAAGAAAaggttgattttaaaatttaattacttaattaaggttttttttttcaaatttagggaatcaatttatgaaaatagattgattttgaagagaaaaatagaaaacacGTTCAGTAGGACGTGTTTTCAATTGATGTGGCAATTAAGGGGCTGAAAGCGTGCCTTTAGACTATTTTCGTCCAATAGTAACTTTTTTGCAAAGGTCAAAAAAGTCCAACGGTTCAACAATTTTGTTTTTTCAAAcgattgatttttttaatgactAGTTTATTTGCTATATATACTCAACTCATTTTTTATCTTTTGCATTTAAACTCTATTCTAACAATTCTTTTAATCATATTCATCTATTATCTCAATTATCTCAActattttattctcaatttttcattcaatttttctcaaatttttattgtcttaattttatatttagtaagttctttaattttatttgatttttataattttaaaaatgtcaacGCCTTTTATTCATTTGGATAACAAATACATTTCTAGCATCCAATtggaaatggtaagaaaataatatttttatttttattttaattaatataattattaagttgttaacattattagttttattaattttttatatttatataatcaaaC
This region includes:
- the LOC107918352 gene encoding uncharacterized protein, translating into MNILRNAIKLHVSVRTVKPIHVLPSFLREPPKRFSTEPDQQQQQPLPDASVNQFLDSASKGFVYGKLFGITKYTMKSDIISLLEGCNLTPDDIKVSYSRSLFPVAMMLRFPSPSAFSNAGRTIRRFGRLYRLDRVDTSDWDIVMPYNGKTVVLQGLPRSAALEDVERFLSGCEYDSSSIQTVTFTRPGFTNLVRLTTVQFPSHIQAMNACISKNRKICLNNQISVRVLY